ACTCCTCAAAGGTTAACTCCTGCTTATTCCCTTCCTTATCTAGATAAGTGGTTTCTCTATCATAGGAACCGTTCATAATTAAAATCTTTTTACTGGAGCTTTGCTTGATTGCTTCACCTACGCCTGGGAGGATTAAGTTGGGGAGCAAGCTTGTATAAAAAGAGCCCATTGAATAAACAATAGTCCCTGCAGTTGTTAGTTCTAGAAGAACATCTTCACAAATCGTAGGAATATAATAATTAAAGTCTTTATTCAAATACTCTAACTTAACAACTTTTGAAGGCAAAGGAGTCGTCGTAGTTTTGTCTACATGCGTAGTATCAGACGGGTGAGATATTTGGCTTTGACCCTTCAGGTACTCTCCGTTTTCCATTTTAATTCCTAAGGTTAATCTTTTGTTAATATCTACAATAGGAATTACTTTTGTATTTTTTTCTATTCCCAACACGTGCTTAAACATTTCTATTGTTGCTGAAAGTGAACCAAAATGTAATCTTTCACCACTAAAAAAGAAATTCCCTATTGAGCCAGCGCTAAAATCAAACTGCCTAGTTGTGTCTATTTTAGTTTGAAGTGTTGCATTAAAAGTATTCAGTCCTGCTCGAATAATATATCTAAACTTTGTTGGGACTCCTTCCCAAAGAGGATGTTTCATATACAAAATATCATTCCAAACAGTAAAAGGGTCTTCTTTTTCTTGGTTGTCTATTGATGGTAGTCGAAATTGTAAGATTGTTTTAATCGGGCTATCTTCAGCTAATCTGACAAGCCTAGACCTTATATCGCCTATGGCAGG
This genomic window from Candidatus Margulisiibacteriota bacterium contains:
- a CDS encoding 2-phospho-L-lactate transferase CofD family protein, which gives rise to MFNKIVSVRKSMVLFTGGTAANAYTKALHEKTNELIYIIPISDNGGSTGEIQGFIGGPAIGDIRSRLVRLAEDSPIKTILQFRLPSIDNQEKEDPFTVWNDILYMKHPLWEGVPTKFRYIIRAGLNTFNATLQTKIDTTRQFDFSAGSIGNFFFSGERLHFGSLSATIEMFKHVLGIEKNTKVIPIVDINKRLTLGIKMENGEYLKGQSQISHPSDTTHVDKTTTTPLPSKVVKLEYLNKDFNYYIPTICEDVLLELTTAGTIVYSMGSFYTSLLPNLILPGVGEAIKQSSSKKILIMNGSYDRETTYLDKEGNKQELTFEE